The Felis catus isolate Fca126 chromosome X, F.catus_Fca126_mat1.0, whole genome shotgun sequence genome includes a region encoding these proteins:
- the PLP1 gene encoding myelin proteolipid protein isoform X1, protein MGLLECCARCLVGAPFASLVATGLCFFGVALFCGCGHEALTGTEKLIETYFSKNYQDYEYLINVIHAFQYVIYGTASFFFLYGALLLAEGFYTTGAVRQIFGDYKTTICGKGLSATVTGGQKGRGSRGQHQAHSLERVCHCLGKWLGHPDKFVGITYALTVVWLLVFACSAVPVYIYFNTWTTCQSIAFPSKTSASIGSLCADARMYGVLPWNAFPGKVCGSNLLSICKTAEFQMTFHLFIAAFVGAAATLVSLLTFMIAATYNFAVLKLMGRGTKF, encoded by the exons ATGG gCTTGTTGGAGTGCTGTGCAAGATGTCTTGTAGGGGCCCCCTTTGCTTCCTTGGTGGCCACTGGATTGTGTTTCTTTGGGGTGGCACTGTTCTGTGGCTGTGGACATGAAGCACTCACTGGCACAGAAAAGCTAATTGAGACCTATTTCTCCAAAAACTACCAGGACTATGAGTATCTCATCAATGT GATCCATGCCTTCCAGTATGTCATCTATGGAactgcctctttcttcttcctttatggGGCCCTCCTGCTGGCTGAGGGCTTCTACACCACCGGTGCAGTCAGGCAGATCTTTGGCGACTACAAGACCACCATCTGCGGCAAGGGCCTGAGCGCAACGGTAACAGGGGGCCAGAAGGGGAGGGGTTCCAGAGGCCAACATCAAGCTCATTCTTTGGAGCGGGTGTGTCATTGTTTGGGAAAATGGCTAGGACATCCCGACAAG TTTGTGGGCATCACCTATGCCCTGACCGTTGTGTGGCTCCTGGTGTTTGCCTGCTCTGCTGTGCCTGTGTACATTTACTTCAACACCTGGACCACCTGCCAATCTATTGCCTTCCCCAGCAAGACCTCTGCCAGTATaggcagtctctgtgctgatgccaGAATGTATG GTGTTCTACCATGGAATGCTTTCCCTGGCAAGGTGTGTGGCTCCAACCTTCTGTCCATTTGCAAAACAGCTGAG TTCCAAATGACCTTCCACCTGTTTATTGCTGCATTTGTGGGAGCTGCAGCCACACTGGTTTCCCTG CTCACCTTCATGATTGCTGCCACTTACAACTTTGCCGTCCTTAAACTCATGGGCCGAGGCACCAAGTTCTGA
- the PLP1 gene encoding myelin proteolipid protein isoform X2, whose product MGLLECCARCLVGAPFASLVATGLCFFGVALFCGCGHEALTGTEKLIETYFSKNYQDYEYLINVIHAFQYVIYGTASFFFLYGALLLAEGFYTTGAVRQIFGDYKTTICGKGLSATFVGITYALTVVWLLVFACSAVPVYIYFNTWTTCQSIAFPSKTSASIGSLCADARMYGVLPWNAFPGKVCGSNLLSICKTAEFQMTFHLFIAAFVGAAATLVSLLTFMIAATYNFAVLKLMGRGTKF is encoded by the exons ATGG gCTTGTTGGAGTGCTGTGCAAGATGTCTTGTAGGGGCCCCCTTTGCTTCCTTGGTGGCCACTGGATTGTGTTTCTTTGGGGTGGCACTGTTCTGTGGCTGTGGACATGAAGCACTCACTGGCACAGAAAAGCTAATTGAGACCTATTTCTCCAAAAACTACCAGGACTATGAGTATCTCATCAATGT GATCCATGCCTTCCAGTATGTCATCTATGGAactgcctctttcttcttcctttatggGGCCCTCCTGCTGGCTGAGGGCTTCTACACCACCGGTGCAGTCAGGCAGATCTTTGGCGACTACAAGACCACCATCTGCGGCAAGGGCCTGAGCGCAACG TTTGTGGGCATCACCTATGCCCTGACCGTTGTGTGGCTCCTGGTGTTTGCCTGCTCTGCTGTGCCTGTGTACATTTACTTCAACACCTGGACCACCTGCCAATCTATTGCCTTCCCCAGCAAGACCTCTGCCAGTATaggcagtctctgtgctgatgccaGAATGTATG GTGTTCTACCATGGAATGCTTTCCCTGGCAAGGTGTGTGGCTCCAACCTTCTGTCCATTTGCAAAACAGCTGAG TTCCAAATGACCTTCCACCTGTTTATTGCTGCATTTGTGGGAGCTGCAGCCACACTGGTTTCCCTG CTCACCTTCATGATTGCTGCCACTTACAACTTTGCCGTCCTTAAACTCATGGGCCGAGGCACCAAGTTCTGA